From the genome of bacterium:
AAGGTCGTGCTGGCCTCGGCCGACGACCGGCGCCTCGGCGGCGCGGAGCAGATCGAGGCCTACGCGCGCGTCTTCGGCGTGCCGTTCAAGCTCGTGCGCGACCGCCGCGACCTCGACTCGGCGCGCGACCTCGCCGGCTCGAAGGGAACGCTCTTCGTGGACACCCCCGGCGTCGCCCGCGGCGACCTCGCCGGCATGGAGCGGCTCGCCCAGCTTCTCGCCGGCGTGCGCCGCGACGAGATCGAGCTGCTGCTCGCCGCCGACCGCGACGCCGAGGCGCTCGCCGACACCGTGAAGCGCTTCGCCGCGCTCCGCGCCGGCGCGCTCGGCGCGACCCGCGCCGACGAGGCGCTGCGTCCCGGCGCGCTCCTCACCGCGCTGACCCGCGCCGGTCTGCCGGTCCGCCACGTCTGCGGCGGCCCGAACGTTCCCGAAGACATCGAGATGGCCGATTCGCGCCGGCTCGCCGCTTGGGCGGTTCCGGCGCCGGGCGTGCCGCCGACCCTCGTCGGCGTGGAGGCTCAATGAGCACCGACGATCTGGCCGCACGGACGCGGCCGAAGCCGTCCCGCGCGCTGACCGTCGCGGTCGGCTCGGGGAAGGGCGGCGTCGGCAAGACGACGCTCGTCGCCAACTTGGCGATCGCCCTCGCCCGGCTCGGCCTGAAGGTCACGGTGGTGGACGGCGACATGGGGCTCGCGAACCTCGACGTCCTGCTGGGACTCGTGCCGCGGCGCACCCTCGAGCACTTCTTCCGCGAGGGGCTGCCGCTCGAGGACCTGGCGGTGGACGGGCCGCTCGGCGTGCGCGTGATCCCGGCCGGCTCGGGGCTGCCCGAACTGACGCAGCTCTCGATGGACGAGCTGATCCAGTTCGTGCGCGGGCTGCAGCCGCTGCGCGAGACGAGCGACGTGCTGATCTTCGACACCGCGGCCGGCATCGCCGAGTCGTCGTCGCGCCTCTGGCTGCTCGCCGAGCGCTTCCTGCTCGTGACGTGGCCGGAGCCGACCGCGCTCGTGGACGCCTACGCCGCGCTCAAGGTGCTGCGGCGGCGCGGCCCCCAGCAGCAGGTGGGGCTGGTCGTCAACGGCGCGCGGGACGCGGACGAGGCGAAGCGGGTCCACCGCCGCCTCGACGCCGCGGCGCAGCAGTTCCTCGGACAAGGGATCCAACTCGACGGGTACGTGGTGCGGGACGAGGCGGTGGCGGAAGCGGCGCGGCGCCAGAAGGCGGTCGTGCTGGCCCAGCCGCTGGCCCCGGCCAGCCGCTGCGTGGAACGTTTGGCACTTCACCTCGCGGCCCTCGCCGGCGGGCGGTTGCGCGGAGCGGGCGAGCAACAATGGGAAAACGCATGCACACCAGCCGAACTGTCGCACTGAAGCGCGGCGCCGCTTCCGAGACCCCGCTCGTCGATCCGACCGTCGAGTGGACGCCCGAGGCGCGCACCGCCGGTTCGCCGGCGCGCGAGCGCCTGCTGCTGGCCCACGCGCCGCTGGTCAAGTACCTCGCGCACCGGATCGGCGGACGCCTCGCCGGGCCGATCGACTTCGACGACCTCGTCGGCGACGGCCTGCTCGGGTTGATGGAGGCGGTGGACCGCTTCGATCCTTCGCACAACGTCCGCTTCAAGACGTACGCCGAGTCGCGGATCCGCGGCGCGATCCTCGACGGCGTGCGGGCGCGCGACTGGGCGCCCCGCTCGCTGCGGCGCGCGGCGCGCAAGCTCGAGTCGGCGATCTCGGCGGTGGAGAAGCAGTCCCGCCGCACGGCGACCGACGAAGAGGTCGCCGAGGAGCTGCAGATCTCGCTTCCCGAGCTGCAGGACCTCTACGTCCAGGCGCGCGGCGTGCGCCTCGGCGCGCTGCCCGGCGCCGACGAGGAAGGGCGCGACCCCGCCGACCCGCGGATGGATCCGCTGGGACAGATGGAGGAGTCGGAGCAGCGCCGCGTGCTCGGCGAGGAAATCGGCCGCCTGCCCGAGCGGGAAAAGATGGTCCTCAGCCTCTACTACGAGCGCGGCCTGACGCTCAAGGAAATCGGCGC
Proteins encoded in this window:
- a CDS encoding P-loop NTPase, with protein sequence MSTDDLAARTRPKPSRALTVAVGSGKGGVGKTTLVANLAIALARLGLKVTVVDGDMGLANLDVLLGLVPRRTLEHFFREGLPLEDLAVDGPLGVRVIPAGSGLPELTQLSMDELIQFVRGLQPLRETSDVLIFDTAAGIAESSSRLWLLAERFLLVTWPEPTALVDAYAALKVLRRRGPQQQVGLVVNGARDADEAKRVHRRLDAAAQQFLGQGIQLDGYVVRDEAVAEAARRQKAVVLAQPLAPASRCVERLALHLAALAGGRLRGAGEQQWENACTPAELSH
- a CDS encoding FliA/WhiG family RNA polymerase sigma factor, producing MHTSRTVALKRGAASETPLVDPTVEWTPEARTAGSPARERLLLAHAPLVKYLAHRIGGRLAGPIDFDDLVGDGLLGLMEAVDRFDPSHNVRFKTYAESRIRGAILDGVRARDWAPRSLRRAARKLESAISAVEKQSRRTATDEEVAEELQISLPELQDLYVQARGVRLGALPGADEEGRDPADPRMDPLGQMEESEQRRVLGEEIGRLPEREKMVLSLYYERGLTLKEIGAVLDVTESRACQLHTRAIARLRSRVAARLGAPETDEQ